agagagagagaaaaaaaataggtcACGGCTTCCATACAAGATCGCGAGAATTGAAACCAGAAATGCTGCTAAAAGGATCGCGCGATAAACGACAAAGTTGTGTCGAGAATCCGCCTTCGTGTGCCCGGGGCGGTGGAACATGTGGTTCCCGTGAACTCTTCACCACCAACAATTAGCAACCCTGTGCACAAAGATCTGAAGTAGGGACGCTGGAGGCGAAACTGAATTCCTGCGTCTGTGAGAGCGACAGCGGGTTGATTAAGGAGTTCAAGTCTTGGCAAGGATgcaaaaaacatttattgttttaaacttaCTTCAAATTACTAATTAATCCCTccagatttaaattttttaaatattaatatccgggtttttaaaattttttctctttttttgtcgaGGGGCGTTGGAAGGGTAGGGGACCATAAAGAAACGCTCTTTAAGAAAATGGGATAGGAGTTCCAAGATGGTTAAGGGTCTTTAcgaaacaaaaaatgaataaataaaaaatacaagcaaaaatTGGCAAGGGATTCTGAAATTCCGATATCTAGGAGAACTGTAAAGAAGGTCTCTTCTTCTAAACAGCGACCTGTGTCGCAGTGCCAACAACACCCGCCATTGTCTTCGCTGCTATCGCCTCGGATCGCCATCACGAAGGGCCCCACAACTTACACAGCACAGAAACACGAGGATGGGAAAGTTCAGGGCAAAAGTGTGgcgaaaaatgtttttttcacaatGGCAGCTGTAAACGTCTGCACCATTCAGAGGGAGTGGATTTGCTATTTAACGGATGTTTGGCATAAAGAATGAACCTAAGTCCACCTCTGACTGCCAAGTGATCTTCTTGGTAACAAATTTAATGTCATAAAAAGAAGCAGACATAGGTCTAGATATCATTCTTCAGCCATAAACGTTCTTTGAGAAGTTCCTGAACGCAACACTAGAAGTAAAAAATgacaagtgaaaataaaacatctaatgtaacaacaaatattaaaatttggAGAAAAAGTTTTGGGAGTGACGTGCGATTGTACGATAAAAGAACAAAGGGTCTCGAAGTCGAAGGTTTTTCAAAATCTTCTCATTGGCAACAGATGTATTCTGCTCTGAATTTACGAAATGATTTGGTAgatatgataacattttctcGTTTGTCTTTCGTAGCATGAATCACTGAGATACATGTTTGACGAATCAACTTTTCCTGACATTTAAGACTTCATACGATGAAAAGTAGCTTTGagttctccctctctttctctctctccccaactcctctatttctctctcttttctacATAAAGGAATCAAAGGTCACGAATGTACATGAGTGTACGTCATCAAGGTAGAGAGGAGACATGTTGTCCTGTGGATATACCTGACAAACGATTGCCTGATATGATGTACAGGTtgacatttgaaaaactgtatcTCGACAATGTCAGGgaaatattcatttaaattgtTGGAAATAATTTACTCTGCCTAGTAAAAGTGTTGCACTCTCGTAATTCTTTAACGTGGCCTACAGAACAGAGACGTCTGGCGGCACACGAGATTTATCGAAAGCTTGGATATGACGAACAGCCGGAGAAAGCTTACCACAcccttagaaaaacaaaatgaagtaaaatatacatatacagcgACCGAGTAAATGCTTCCTGTAGGATGCAGCGAATTTGAgaacgagtgtgtgtgtgtgtgtgtgtaagaaagagagaaagaaagagaatggcTGAGTGAGcagaaggaggaaaaaacaaagacgCAATCATACATAATTATAGACCAATCCTGACATGCTAAcgtctgctttctttctttgtgtgtgttattaattgtgttttgctttatttatttgctgtttaattattgctttttttccttttcatccaTTCATACATTTTTGATGCAGCGTGATTACCTGAAAGTCTGGCGGAAGAGCCCCAAAAGGGAAGGAGACGTTGAGGGCCTTGACGTCATCAAAGTCCCGGATGTCGGTCCAAGGGTTCCACGCGACAATTGGCAGCAAGTCTGGGAAGGTAGGATTGGGCGCCAAGTGCATCTCTGACATCGGGTACAGCTCTGATTGTGAGACAAAAGTGCAATTCAACAGGTTCCAGAAATGAGCAAAATGTACTGGCGGGACTTCGTGAGGTCATGAGTATGAACGAAGACGCTTGTtttcaaagcaataaatattttgaactgAGCCACCGCTCGCCATGTAAAGCAGAGTATGATTGTTGACAGAGATCCGGTGAGTCTTGCCAGACACACAGAGACCGCCTAGTGCACCGCAGAGTCCGGGGGTTCAAAGATTGTTTGTGCAAGTTAGTGTCAGGTTGACTGAGGTCAATAGGCTAAAAATGCTTGGTGGCAAGGGCATTAACCAAGCAGGAGGAGAATGAAACAAAGGAATACgagaggagaggaaaaaagaataaatttatgaattcagaagaaaatgagaaggaaacaaattttgttgacagagacaaaaaaaaaaaaaaaaaaaaaaaaaaaatcaaaaaacaacaacaaaaatacaaaaaaaaaaagcagaaaagtaaaACTAGAAAAAGATTAGAttctagaaaaaagaaaatatggacaaaaatagaatgagagagggagagagagggagggtgagggggatggaaagaggaaagaaagcaGTGAGCGTGACTCAGTTTACGCATTCGAGAGCATTCGCGCGTTTTGTAGTTGAAGTTATCGCTCTTCTCTGGTCGACCTTGCAATCACTCCAATTACCACCAGTTCTCTTATCTCAGTCTCTATCTCTAGTCCCCTCATCTAGGTCCATGACCCTCTTCAGTCCCCGCGCACCCCTTCTCACACGTCCCACACTCGCAGTCTGCTCGCACTTCGGACTAACGGCATCTCCGGTGAGGAAGGtacaaaaaaaggacaagatTAGCTCATATACGTTCCACATTTTGGACTGGCGAAAAGtcaataagaaaaatatacaaaacgCGCAGGGATGATGCACTTTTTCTGGGAAGTTAAAAAACCTCTACTTGTCAGTAACACGTAGTTTATCTTTTGATAAAAGTTACAGGAAAAAGGATGAGCCGACTGAAACAGGAAATTAAgctcaaaactattttcagaaTACACAGCTGTTATGAGCTTGTAAAAAAATGAGGATTttaattaggttttttttcagcaaagcaCACGCGATTTGAACTAATTTTGAACTTCCGGCGCCACGAAACTTCAGGTAGGACCCGATCAGAGAGCCAACATTTGCGACTTCATCACTCGTGACTTTTTTGAAAAACCCATGTTATTATAATTGCAATGTTCAAAGGCTTGTATCTTCTAAACCAAGCAATTCTAacagaatttttaaatgaactaaattgaaaatagttttaagctCAGCTCAGTCTTTAGTGCTTTGACGATTACACATCTCATCTTCCACTGACCATTACAGTAACCTCACCCAGATATTCCCGTGGATACATGAAAGGGATGCCTGGTTTCTGGAAGCCAACGCCCAGAAAGAAAGGCTGCTCCCTGTGAGCACTTCTGTTGCGCAGGAACTCGATGGCAAAGTCCGTGACCTGAATGTCGGGTAAGGTGCCACCCGGCACCTCGCTGACGTTGACTGGACAAATGACGTTCACTCCAAGCACCCGTCTTCTCTCTGGCACACCTGAGTGAACAGATGAGAAACACACACTCGGGTGGCTGAGACTTGGATTAATTTACTGTCTGCAGTCATTAATTAGAATGTCAGGACGATGTTATGCATCTACCCGTATTGGAGAGAGCAACTGGTGAGTGCAGGTATGTGTGAGTTCGCCTTACGCGCGCACTGTGTTTGTAAACTGACAGATGCCCTCAACTCCACCCGAAAAAGAACCAAATAGGAAGTGAGTATTAATTGTATTCTTTTACCGTTGGAAAtggctttaaaaaatgaacaaaaataatagtgaAGGATATAGGCGTGGAAGGATATGTCAGTGGgagaatcaaaatatttggaAACAAAACCTCCTGGCTTGAGATTCTGGTGCTGGCACCTCTAGGCAATCTGAAAAACATTCTTGTGCTCAGCCCCATCGCCATGGAGAGCAAgtaaagagggagagagactgaCAGAGACAGCGAGTTCTTACATATGCCACATAAAGGAAGTGCTTAATTGACGCACACacgcgcagacacacaaacacacacacgcacacatacacatacacatacacatacacgcacgctcgcacacacacacacacatgtacgttCCCTTGGCGTTCATTAGTTTTTACACTGACACAGTTCATTTGTCCGGGCTCACGGTGTGACTCGCCTTGTTAACTTTAAAGCCGCAGGATCGTTTCTATGGCTCGACTTTAAAAGAAATGCTGAAACAGGTGGATTAAAAGAAACCAGCCCTCCAACCTGCCCCAAAGATAAGCAAATGGAAGAGCGTGTCTTCATTTACCGTTGGCAGCGATGATGTAGAGCAGCGGCCTCAGGCTGCAGCGAAGGTGGGAGGAGACGCTGGTCTAGTCTCAATTTCCGTTTAATTATCCCTCCCACCCTTTCATAGCTGCCTTCTTTAGCAGGACCGCatttctgaaataattatttccatACGTGTTGGCcgggacttttttttattattaaaaaaagtcttctttCTGCCGGGTCACCGCCTAATCTCATTTACAGTCTAACGCACCGTGTTCTCTTCAAAGCCTAAGAGGTTATGTGGAGTGACAAGGGCTTTACAACACCTGGTCTCACCTTAGCCCGGGTGTACACCTCAGAGGACGGGTGGTAAGGGGGTGCACTCCAGCTGTACGGGAAGTCATCTGTCCAGTTTGAAGCCTTACCTGCAACAGGTGTGTCCATCACGTGAGATAGAGACGGAGACATGGGTACAGATCGTCCCGGTAAAAGATGTTGATGTGTGCATCCtcagaaagagaaggaaattaGGAAGAGGACGAGGAGGACAAAGCAGACGAAGACAATGAAGCGTGACTGCGTAGTTTCAATTAgttaataatacaatatttgtgtaataaattcctgttgttttgtctttattttacaaaagacaGGAATGCAGGGAAGTAGACtgacaatgaaagaaaagaggaagaaagaaagtaaaactaaattaagaaagaaagaaaaatgaaaattatccATCATGAAGCCGTAGATGACTCAGAAAACATAAGATCTGACAAAGAACGACACAGAACGGTTACAACGAACATCGAGGAACAACATTCGTGTTCATAACAGCAGACGACTTCCTTCAACATTGTATACCCGACAGGTACTTCACACACCTTGCTGGAACACACTTCCGAAAGACTGAGTGAGGTAGCCGTTCTCTTTGAAGTGCTGCGGCAGCGTGGTGTAGTTGCCTGAGTGGTGGCGCCAGTAGACGTTGTTGTCATATACTCTGGTGGTGTCGGGACGGCGACCAGTCAAGAATGATGTACGACTCGGCCCTCCCAAAGCTTGCTGGGAACAGGAGGAAAAAGCTCTAAGTCACTCTGGTTCGTAATGTATATACGAAGTATCAAGAAATAGATCGTTGgatctttgaaagaaagaaatggattcAGGGAAATGTTACAGGGGATTTCAGAAAAGGGAGTGCACTATTGTTGTTTTCATGAGTTGTCCCCAGCTTCCGGTGGGATCAAGCAGCGCTGCgtgtagcatttttttcttcaaaggtATTCAGCCATTGCTCAATAACTATATAACTAAGAGTAGAAAAAACCCTGGGAGGGAGGCAGGTGTACAGTCAAACAGACAGACACTAAGTtgggtgtgtttgtgagtgtgtgcttgCTTGACTACATTGTTCTGACTGCTCAGCACAACATCCACATCAAAGAACAATCAGGGATCGCGAGACCGACCTGAACGTACGCTCTATCAAACACAACGCTCTTCCTGGCCAGACTGTCGATATTCGGGGTGGCTGCGATTGGATCGCCATAGCAACCGAGCGTCGGCCGCAGATCGTCCACCACGATAAAGAGAACATTCGGCGTGGCGGCAGCTGCAAGAGGAACCATCTTGGCATCAGCAAAGCGAAAACAGTTAAGGTGAGAGCAACATGTGGTAACGAAATCAAGCTGGGTGGTAGGtttatgaaaaatgtgaaaagcgAATAAACACACTGAATGCTGTaagcacgcatgcacgcgcgcacacacacatacacacaagccaAAGAGAGGGTAGACAGAAACTGGAGAGAGgccaaatattttgtaaaatgactTACTGGGTGGTGAAAGTATCTTGAGAAATCTAATATTCGTTAAGCGAAAATACAGACTACGTGTAACTGAagggtgatttttgttttttttcccccatgacGAATGACGATCAATTAGGTGAGTAAGTTACAGAACGATACATTAGaacttgaagaagaaaagttcTGACATCCCTGCACGTATTGCCGTTGGTGCCCGAGGGGGAAAGTGTAGATCAAGCTAATTAATATTTGACGCAGCGCACGTGCCAAAGGTCCGAGCGATTTCACTCCTGATGGATAGTATATCAGGAAAGGCACCGCCCTATCTGAAATATGCAACTAAAAATAGACAAACCGCACGTGGCTTGGCCACCGCGCATTTTCTCTGATTTTTCTGTCcagaatttttatttccacTGGAACAACACATTTTCTGTGCTGGCGCAAAAGGTGTGCAAGCGTTTCGATCGACGGTTCTCAGCAGATTAGAGTCAAAAGCGAGAGTTGTATCAAAAGCTGGAGTGGAGGTCACAGAGCTGCATTATCACTGACGTGGATCTTCTGTGGTGTTGGGAGCGGTGAAGCCCTCAGTTATGTCGGGTGCATGCAAGTCTGTGGCCCCGCGCGCTTTCTCGTCTGCTCCCACCTCGCGCTCGCCACACTGGAACTATCGTCtccggcttttttttttctttttttttttttcgaacaaGGCCAGGATCAACACAAGGGCTTCTTAACACCTGCAGGGTATGGCCCTGGACAAGAACAACAGCTAGAAGCACACAAAGAGAGGAAACGCCTGCAAACAATGGGATGCAATCGTGACCATATGTTTCAGTGTTTCTATGGGAGTGATTGACCCCTGTAACCTTTAGTAACCCCAGCTTTTGTGTGAAATAAGCATAATATATCAACCAAAAACGTTGTTATAACAGTCAAAGCAAGTCGACTTTACGAGACCTAGTCATACACAGTTCAGGGGTAGAATAGATGTCAAAAGTATTACTAACTCCGGCttatacaaaaacattaagacattaatttaaaagtattattacaTTGTTTTGCGTGAGCGAAAGAGATATACTTAGAAGAAAACAGCCTGTCAACAAGTGTGTTTAAGAATACATATTGTGGCAATGAAGCAAAGAACAATTATTATGTTGAATTAATACTTGACGCACAGATGTCTCGGAACATCGTTACTGGCTGTTAGTCCCAGACCCACAGATTACTCAGGACAACAcgaatgcaacatttttttctttatggtcAGGTTAAGtgtagtttaaaataataattcctatAATACTCGtgcataattatgcttaattttcaagactTGCGCCTATACAGTCTttgaacaaagttaatccactggtaTTTGTTGCCATTGTCTTTAGGATTtcctaaatgagtacaaactacatctgagtgtcgaagagaatactcagcaacagcacattgtgtcctgatctgttttcttttaccgaggacTTCATCTTTTCTATTCGAATTCAGTTTATGCAGGGGACGctattttttagaaatacttccctTTCGTCACTAACTGATTTTCGACAATCAGGTGTTATTAAGAGAAaagcattaatataatattttctcGTGCTTCTTTGTCAACAACACACCGGAATATGTTTTGAGATTTCCAGAgattttcgctgagcgctcgTGTTTTTCCTTTAAGGCTACCTGATGTATGCCTGCATGTCGACATGTCTGTAGTAACTGCCAAATGTATTTTGCAGCAATGTAAACCTGTTATATAATATCCGCTTTTAAATAATCTCTCTGCTCCTGATGgcttaaagaaaatatgattCTGCACTGAACGCGTGTGTTAACCGGTATGCCTGTAGTTATCTCGCAAGAAAAAGGAGAGCGgaggtaagagagagaaatTCCTGAGGaaaacacactaaaaaaaaaataaaatccgaAAATGGATGCCATTACGTATGAATGTgacataaaagaaacaaacaaattaacgCTGAACGACAATAACAGCTTCATACACTCAAGAGTTAAACAATAtagttttagaatattttagCATGCTAACACGTTCCAGAAGAACATGCAATCCAGCAATGCTCTAGAAACATAACTTATGTAATCATACATGCCACATAATATTACATATTCACCTCTGTTCTAAACACATTGTAGCTGCTTATAATTCTTTTTCTCAGAAGAACATACTATAAACTGATTGcagtaaaacagaaatatgaacTCAAACTGTATCAATGTATCTTTCAAAGAATGGTCTGCAACTGTCTTCTAAAGCGAGTTTTAGTAGAGCTGATGTTTCTTAAGTCTACTTAGTGTGACCAGTTTTTTACTTGAAGGTGGAATGACTAGAGCTTTAAGCACTGAAATTGGAAGTGTGAATGAAATTCTTTACAAACCTTTCGAAATGATGGTAGTCGATCGACAAATGAGAGCGAGGACTACAAATGCCAGTGCAGTAGTTATTGACATGTTGACTTCTTTTGTAACACTGACACCTCTGATTTAGGTCTTGCTGCGAGATTCTCCGGATGCTGGCTGTTGTTCCAGTAGGCAGCAGTCGTCTGCCACGGCAGGCAGCATACTTCACGTTATATCACCAAGTAGAGCATGCAAGGTTGAATCTAGGGGAAGCAACCTCATTTCATCGAAATTACTAACGTCTAAAAGTTATCGACCCTTCACCCAGTggtcttcattttctttatacACAGCATcgtaataatatatatattttttaaatacgtGAATCATAAAAAATCGTGAGAAATAATCTAAGGTACAATTTGAACAtaagtcaatttttttaaagtttaaagcatgcttttgtttttattttaattatttttatttttaatttatagaaaACGTTTTTACTCTTTATTCTGCTGTAGTTGTTTTTGCATGTGATCGAGACCACAAAACTACAAGAAACATCAGCCATTTGAAAGCATTTCTTTGACGGCAAGAGAAGTGGCATCTTCTATAAAATGTAGCCGTTGATGAAACCATGGAGATGTGACAAATGTCCGCTCGTacatcacggacgtgtatatcCTAGTTACGTCCGTGACCTAAGCAACAAGCCCAACCTACGCAAAAGAATAAacgtttcttttttatataaacgGCACGACGATTGGTCTACAGACAAACTCCAAGCCAATCAAAACACCTGATGGTTATGACGACCGGCTACAAAACGATTTCCGGTAGCAGCACGAACGACGTAATTTGTTTAggattgttgttgcttttgtgtACAGCTTGGAAAACCATTCATCACACTGGTTTGTAAACTGCATGTTCAAATTTGATTAGTTTTCATGAACATTTAGACTTAAAAGCCGTTCAAAGCTTACGGAGGGCTGACTAGTGGCCATCGATTAGTTTCAGTTATAACTTCACTGTAGTAGTAGCAGCACACCTAATGTCTGTCACGTTTTGAAACTGCGTGCTGAGTAAACGCGATAGAAGACTGCAGAGTAAAGCATATCAATCTGTTTTCACCAGTCGTTCATTAAGATTAGACAACCATATTGCTTCCTATGCCTATTACGTCCTTATTTGTGTCCTCTTACAGAATTTTCGTCTGTAGATCACTTTCTTGCAGATCATACGGATAATATTGATATGATTTTGAACAGGCTTTCGTttgagaagaagaggaaaggaaCTTGCATCTTAGATCAtcaaaagttgattttttttaaaattttaaaatggagGATGTTTTGGTAGTACGTGTAGGACAAAGACGCGTAAAGACTCTGAAACGGCTAGAAATGATACATGTATATTAGACATTTGTTAAGTGTAgattttttagtcttttttcaATCCAGTATGTTATAGACATATAGTTCCATGTATTGTGGAGGTAATTGATAATTGTGGCTATACATTTAACCCCCTCAGcatgacataaaaaaataatattacaatgaCTGTCTTATAACTGGAGATGACAGTgggtaaagtttttttttattattattgctgctctcaggtaaacatttgATAAAGAAAccttttggaaaggagaaaacttaaactttgcaataaaagtagtGAAAATCGCCTTCCCTGTTCTTTCTTGGTGAAGCCTCAATCGTGGCCTATTGTACCCAAAGGGTTACAAGAATTATATATagctgaaatatatataaaagcatggTTGTATTATGTATTGTAAATGGGGTTAAGGCAATGGGTGTAGCATATCAAGCCCATAAcatcagttttcttgtttatagtGAAATGAAATACAATGAAACTAGCAGTTGACAAAATTGCATACATTGTAAGTTTTCAGAGCAATTCCAGCATGGCTGCCAATGCTCTAGAACAAACCTTGTTAAAGGCTACAAAAGTCATAGAGGATCAGGTAATATGTTTTTTGGtatttgtaagttttatttGCTGTATTATGTAAGTTTCAGCTAATGTAACATATGAAAGTAAACTTGCTTTCCACTAATGTGAAAAATAGGGTTGCAACAGTCCTTAAAAGAACATTATAAGTTATGTTGCTTTGTGTATATGGTGGACAGAAAGTTGGTCATTATCTTATGACTAGCATAATCTTGAAGTTATTATGATGTTGCATGGTAATCCCTATGGTTATAAAAATGGCAGATAACTCTTTGTGTCTGCACATAGTGTATAACACATAGTGTTTGACAGAACACCCCCAGCCAGTTATTGGAATAGATATACTTTGTTACAGTTTGAATAGTCATTCTTTTAAAatcccattttttttattgtgatgcTAGGGTAGCAGAAAGCTGCATTTCTATAGCTGTATTTCTGTTCAGACTGTCGTATCTCCAGAATCTGATCTAAATCAGTACACAGTAACCAAAATTAGTCCATATGTGCAGACTGCTGGTATTTtgttgacagtttaaaaaataaatatctttgttCCCCTCTCCCTGTCTTATAATCTGTCTTTAGAGCTAGGAACTGTGACTGCTAACACTGCAAAATATCAATGTAGAAAGAATgagtttttgttgctttaattAGTATTTCAGATTCAATACTTCTTATATTCACATAACTGGAAATGTGCAAGTGGTCATGTAACAATGTAGTTTCTGACAGATGGGAATAGTGCtgcaaataaaagtttataatggatttttttttaacgcaaTACTCAATGTGTGCAGATTGATGCAGAAATTGCCAAATTAGATAATCTAGATGAAGATGATATGGAGGCAATTCGCAACCGACGGAATTCAAGCAATGAAACaactgcagcagcagaagcaagAATGGCTAAACCAAGGCCATGGAGAGTACACTGAGATCACAacagagaaagaattttttgaTCAGTCCAAAAAGTCAAAGAACCTTGTCTGTCATTTTTATCGTGACACCACTTTTCGATGCAAAATTGTTGACAAGCATCTTGCCATCCTTGCACCCAAGCATCTTGAGACGAAATTTATCCGTATTAATGTAGAGAAATGTCCTTTTCTTGTGGAGCGACTGCGGATTAAAGTTCTTCCTACAATTTGTATTGCTAAAGATGGGAAAACCACAGACTATATTGTTGGCTTTGATGATTTAGGGGGATCAGATGACTTTCCAATAGAAATGCTAGAATGGAGACTGGGACGTGCTGAAGTCATTCAGTACTCTGGTGACCTGTTGACCCCTCCGTGGGAGCCATCAAAATCCTCAGTAAAGAAGATTTTTAGTCATGCCAAAAAAACCATCCGTGATGATGGGGATGATGACAGTGAAGACGATGGAGACTGGTGAATTTAATTTAACGAAGTTTTGTTTGCTGAGTGATATCTGCGTCAGATATCATTTATTTAGGTGaaagtttttgtgtgcattgaGCACAGATATCCAAATGTGTGATTAACAACCCCTGTGAAAATATCTGAATGGGTTGGGCTTAAGaatacagacaaaaacaatCGTTTTACAAGGTGTAGGTTTTCCAGTCTAGTTTTGGGGgacatatttcatttttcagtttGGTTATGATAGTAGAAGAGATGTTGACCATctgcaaaatttatttgtgttgctgAATGCTGTGGCATATGGAAAGAGCCCTCTCCCTCTGACAGCCTCTTAGGGAAGAAACTGAATTAGCTTCTCTGAGTTACCTTATGATTACTTCCCTTcctgcttttttatttactttctcatTTGTAAGAGACTATgggtataaaataaaagttaatacaAGAACTGAATGCTTTCTActtaatattatattatgttGAATAAAATATGCCTCTCTTATCACAAAAGATGTCTTTGTTCTGTTCAAAGATTACAGAAAATATGCTGAAATATGTGAATGCAAAGTTAAATCTTAATGCTTCTCTCTTTCcaactttaaaatttattgtgatAAATTAGATGTtgagaaataataaattatagatCAAAATGTCACAATTTTGCATTGAGGCCTCTATCAGCCCTACCGGTAGCAAGATATCTAATCAAAACTAAAGAAGAGTAACAGATGTTGATTTCCTAGTTAAACACAGCAGAGCAGCATGCTAGTGATGTTTCCTTTCAAAGAGAaaccattttaattttatgtgttACAAAGTTGTGTGATGggctgtatgtgtatgtctgcctgtgaaaatgcattttttttttataaaaaagctGTATGTACAGTTGTCCGTGTGATATCTTACATGACTGACAAAAaggggcagaaaaaaaaattcaaataaaatgtgctCAGTTTGCAAATGTACTATTAGGTACCGCATGAAATCAAGAAAGGATCGTGTAGTTGGAGTAATGTTTTGGGCATCTGTTGCAGCCACATCTTCACTTAATTCTGAGATTAAAGCTGACAGATTTACCTTTGTTGAATAGCATGTACTATATCAGCATGTGAATTCTGTATGCTGTTTCCATGCCCTCatttttcaccttttctttGGTTCTTGATACCCTAAGACAGGAACATGGCTA
This is a stretch of genomic DNA from Pomacea canaliculata isolate SZHN2017 linkage group LG3, ASM307304v1, whole genome shotgun sequence. It encodes these proteins:
- the LOC112559507 gene encoding LOW QUALITY PROTEIN: thioredoxin domain-containing protein 9-like (The sequence of the model RefSeq protein was modified relative to this genomic sequence to represent the inferred CDS: deleted 1 base in 1 codon) — translated: MAANALEQTLLKATKVIEDQIDAEIAKLDNLDEDDMEAIRNRRIQAMKQLQQQKQEWLNQGHGEYTEITTEKEFFDQSKKSKNLVCHFYRDTTFRCKIVDKHLAILAPKHLETKFIRINVEKCPFLVERLRIKVLPTICIAKDGKTTDYIVGFDDLGGSDDFPIEMLEWRLGRAEVIQYSGDLLTPPWEPSKSSVKKIFSHAKKTIRDDGDDDSEDDGDW
- the LOC112559504 gene encoding LOW QUALITY PROTEIN: iduronate 2-sulfatase-like (The sequence of the model RefSeq protein was modified relative to this genomic sequence to represent the inferred CDS: inserted 1 base in 1 codon), which gives rise to MSITTALAFVVLALICRSTTIISKAAATPNVLFIVVDDLRPTLGCYGDPIAATPNIDSLARKSVVFDRAYVQQALGGPSRTSFLTGRRPDTTRVYDNNVYWRHHSGNYTTLPQHFKENGYLTQSFGSVFQQGKASNWTDDFPYSWSAPPYHPSSEVYTRAKVCQREDGCLEXNVICPVNVSEVPGGTLPDIQVTDFAIEFLRNRSAHREQPFFLGVGFQKPGIPFMYPREYLELYPMSEMHLAPNPTFPDLLPIVAWNPWTDIRDFDDVKALNVSFPFGALPPDFQLKLRQSYYASTSYVDALVGRLLEALDNNGFAGSTTIIFIGDNGVSLGEHQEWSKYSNYEVSVKVPLMVYVPEVTSRVTVAGSNFPFLDALANIQDYAPRRSRNLARSNLSSFHHS